The Acetobacter sp. DNA window CCCTGCACATCTCCAGCTCCGCATTCGGCCCTGCCGCGCGTGTCAGCACGCAGGGATAACCCCTGAATGGCATAAATTTATTTTTTCTTTTGTATGCCGCTTGACGCACTGCAGTCTCTCGCCTAATTACGCCCTCGCCTCTGTCCCGTTCGTCTAGAGGCCTAGGACACCGCCCTTTCACGGCGGTAACACGGGTTCGAATCCCGTACGGGACGCCATTGTTTTCATTGGCTTTTTTGGCTAAACTCCTACAGAAAATATGGGTTTTTGCACCATTTCTGCACCATAGCGAGGAATGTGCTACCATCGCCTCATGGTGGAAGAGACCGACAGTCTGGCAGGTGAGGTCATGAGCGGGCGTATGGATCCCGCCACCGGCAAGCCTCTGCCACGCGGCGTGAGTTATCGCGGCCCAAAACAGTATATGACCCGCAAGGTCGTTGACGGGCGGCGCATTCAGCGAACCTTTTCCACGGCTGCCCAGGCACGGCGCTGGCTGAACGAGACGACCGCCAGGGCCGAGCTAGGCCAGTTTACGGACACACGATCACTTGACCGGACAACCATCGGCGATCTTGTGGCGCGCTATCGCGACGAATGCATGGCCGACCGCGAACGCGACCGTACCGGGCACCTTCCAGCCATCCTCCGGGATGAAGAGATTGCCAGCGTAAAACTCTCCCGTTTCTCGCCCGCCGACGTACGTGGCTTTCGGGAGCGGATGACGGCGGCAGGATACGCTCCAGCCACGGTGGTCAAGCGCCTGAACCTGCTGGCGTCCATCATCCAGCATGCCATTTCGGAATGGGATATCTCCATCATCAATCATGCCTCCGGACGGGTGGTCAAACGTCCGGAGGGGGCGGACAAGAAGCGCAACCGGCGGCTCGAGGAGAGCCATGACAGTGCGCAGACAGGAGAATACGACCGCCTGCTTCTTGCGATAGGCAAGTCCCCTCATCCCGATGACGTGTGGCTCGTGCGCTGGTCCATCGAGCAGGGCACGCGGCGCAGCGAGGCTCTCAGTCTCAGATGGGGCGATATCGATCTCGAACGCCGAACCCTGCGCCTGGGGGGCGAAGTCGGAAAAACGAAGACACACAGACATCAGGAAGAACATGGACCTGAAATCCGGCCTCTGACACCTGGCGCCCGCCGCCTGCTTCTGGAGAAACTGGCGACGCTTCCCCGGCCACCCGGACCGGATGAGGCTGTATTCGATGTGGGAACCGAGGACGCGTTCAGCATGAGATATGGTCGTCTCGTCCGCGAGGCGGGTCTGAAGAACCTGACCTTTCACGACCTGAGACATGAAGCAACCAGCCGGCTGGCAAAGTTGCTGCCCAATCCGCTCGACCTCAAACGCGTGACCGGCCATCGCGACCTGAAATCACTGGATCGCTATTACCAGCCTGTTCCTGAAGACATCAGTCGTCAGATCGAGGAAGCTGAGCGCGTGATGGGTATGCTGACACGTCATGAAACCCGGATGGAATGAGGCGCCATCTTTCTTCAGAACAGCAGAGGATACCAACAGGATCAGGAAAAATCTTCTTTACCTGATCCTGTTTCCAATGCTACCGCTTGAGGAAAGAAACACCGCCTTCTCCCCCGAAAACAATCTGAAATCTTTTGTTTTTAGGGGAGTACTGTGACTTGGCTCAGCCACCGATTACGCCCGGCGTTTTGCGTTATCGCGATGCTGCGACCTACCTGGGTATCAGCCACGGACGATTACGGAATCTGGTGAGCGAAGGACGAGGTCCTGCTTCCGTGACTTACGGCAAGCGTGACAGAGGCTTTCCTGTTGCCGCTCTCGACGCCTTCATCTTGCAGCGAATGACCGGGCATGAGCCTGCTCCATCCGAACCCGTTACGCTCAAGCGCAGGCCAGGTCGCCCCCGCAAGACCGAACAGCGGGATCAGAGGCAGATGGCGCACTGGAGTTCCATCATGATGGCAGCCTTCCTCACCTATCTTCTGTGGGCTTACGGATTTCTTGATATGATAACGGGATGTATTACAAACTGAGGGATACGTGAATGAAAAGTTGGAACGTCAAGCATCAGTTCCACATCATGAATGGTCTGGAACAGGAACCGCCGGGCCAATTCCCTGAACCAACCATAGACCGTACGCCAATGCCCGAAATGGATCGGCAGCATCCGCCAGCCGCAGCCGGATCGAACCAGATAACGCACCGCGTTGATCACCTCGCGAAATTCGATCTCGCGCGGACGCCCCGTGCGTCCCAGTTCGGGCATCAACGGTGCGATGCGCTCCCATTCCTCCTCCGTCATGTCAGACGGATAACGCTTCGTCTTGCGGGTAATCCTGGCCATGCGGCCTCTCTGCTCTGGCGTCCACATCCAGAGCTTGAATCACACTTCAACCACTTTCCAAATAGGCTCTAAGAACGCTCTGTTGTGTCGGTGTCAAATCAGACCAAAATCTTACATGTCCATGATAGGTATTCCCTTGCGTCTTGTCGAATGCGACAATTTCATTGTTATTTTTATCAACACCTATTCTTCTTGGAGATGTGTCTTTTACCTGAATTGAATTATCAAAAGCATTCTGACCACTCGTGGGCCTCCTGCTTTTTACAGCATTATCTGTTTTTCCATGATACGGAGCATCTTCATATCGACCGTCCTCCTTCTCCGGCCCGTCATCTTCCGGCTCAGGCGCTCCCGCACCCCCGCCAGCAGACGCGCCGGACGCAGCACCCTGTCCAGCACTCGCAGCAGCACCGCCCGAGCCAGCCTCGCTACTCTCCGCATGAGAAGCCGTTCCCTTGCCAGCAAGCGCGCTGCTAACAAGCCTATCATACAGCGTATACGCTTCCGCGCTACCAAGCAGGATGCCACCAACAACCTCCGCATACGGATTGCCGGTCCGCACAAGCACTCCTCCCGCCGTCTTCGCAGCAAAAACAACACCTGCCATCGTGTGGCTCATGTTGTATTGCGCAATCGACGACGCATAACCCGCACCGTTCAGCGCATTCACAGACGTTGAGCCACCGCCCGCAGACCGTCGTGTCAACCGCCGTCGCTTTGTCAGAAATGACATGTTGCTTCTGAAGGCCGACTGACGCCGTGACGCTCACACCTGCACCGGAGGTCCCGATGCTCGCTTCCGCGCCGACAAATGCGGATTTTGAACTGCTTTTGCTCTCGCTGTGCGTCGTGTTCCAGCCGGTGGAAAGGTCAATCCCTTTCGACGCCGCGAGAACGACATCCTGACCCGCCAGTTGCGCCGCAACCGCGCTCAGGTTGCCGTTGGACGTATAGCCATCACGCGACTGAACGCATGCAAGTTCATATTTTCAAGGGAACGTATGAAAAATATCACTATTTTTTATAGATGACACTGATCATTATTGTTCAGAATTACTTCATCCACGGATGTGAGATATTTCCCGTATTATAAAATTCTTTGAATAATTCAATCGTTAACGAAAGGTTCCGCGTTACCATTTCAGCGCTCCAAAAATTACCATTTATCTCCACACATGGCACTTGGCCCAAGTTGCCACCCCAATCATGTAAAATGACGCCCTTTAATCCTTCTTTCATCCAGTTGGGGTTTGATAGTGTCAATGTCTGTTCATCAGAATCAGATATATTCCGATATAGTTCTAAAAAAATATTTCCGTTCTGCGCGGATAGGGAAAGAAAGTCTTCTCCCCATTGCGTTTCAGAATACAATCTTAATGAGTTATCGTGCTCTGTAGCGTAATAAATAGCTTGAACAACTGTATCCCATGAGGGAATTTGAAGAAAATTATTAGGATTTTCTTCATCCCATCCCCTCCATAGTGATATTTTCATTTCTCTGACATCTTTGACATGCTTCCGTTTGGCTGACGAATTGATACAAGCGTTTTACCTGTTGTGGTTTCATATATCTCGATTTTGTTGAGACCAGCTTTATCCGCCATTGCTCTTATATCACTTCGGCAGTAACTGCATACAGGCTGCCCGGTAACCTTAATGGTCATGTCATGTCCTTTGGTTAGACCTGCATCAAAAGCCTTTTGAATAACTTCAATTTCTGCATGGGCAGTACTCATATTCCCATTTGGAAGAGGTTTTCCTGTTGCATCAATTTTTGCTTGAATCTTATCTCCTATTAAAGTGGGTTTATTCGGGTCAGACACTGACGGATCACGCGCTGTTTGGTTGATTCCACTGATTTTTTGACCACCAATCTCAGTTTCTGCCGTAACTTTTGCCGCTTCTTTTACACCACCAGCACCTTCAGAATTCCCACTATCGGCAGACGAATTTTCCGGCACCTCCTTTCGGCTCTCATAGATCTTCCCGTCGGAGAGGGACTGCAACTTCGCCTCACCATCCGAATTCGCAACCCAGCGATAGCCATCGGGGGGATCAACTCTCTTCGCACCAACAGAATCATCCAGAACCCTGTAACCATCAGGCAAAGCCGTTTCCGCCGCTTTATGCTCGGCATTGACGGCAGAGTCAGCACCCTGCGCCATATGCCCGGCAGCCGACGCTTCCTGCTCGCCACGCTGCGCCGCCGCCACGGCCCTCCCGCCCGTTGTCGCAACAGCTTCCGCTTCAGCGCCCACACCCGCAAGCGTGCTCTCGCCCGGCATAACACCGCCGACCGCCAGAACCGTGTGTCCAACGCCCGAAAGATAGCGTCCGCTCGAAAAATCCTGCGCCGCCGCAAGTCCTTCCTTGGCCGATGCATATGGCGGAACAAGCAGCGTCGCCAGCGTGTCCGCGTCGGCATTGCCGCGAGAGAAATCAATGCCCGGAGCCGGGGTGTGCCGGGTGGCAGTGACAGTGATGGTTTCATCACCGGTCCGGTTATCCATACTGCGAACAACAACACTATCGCTGACCGGACCGCCACTGACAGAAGGCGTGTCGCCTGTATCGATCGGGACAACCCAGCTGAAATCATCACCCGCAGCAACATCTACCCCTGAAACTCAGGCCCCTGTGGCGACACCGTCAACCGTGCTGCCCCCGCCAGACGCGTCCCGCACCCCATCCTGACCGGACCGCCTGAAGGCACTCCCACAACCTCTATCCTTCTATGTTGACCCCCTCTACCTCTTTTCAACCTGATCAAGTGCGGCTTGAACTTCTGACAACAGACGCTCTACACTATCTCTTGGGGCACCAATCCGAGTTTCAAACTCGAACATTTCAATACCATTGCAAACCTCGTTAAGAGCTGCGTTGAGGATGAGTAGTTCATCATGGCTCAACTCGATTTCGGCATCGGTAGTAATTCGCTTAAGCTTCATATTTACCTCAAGTTGTTGAAATATGCTTTCCCATTCGTCGGCTTAAATGCAGTTCCACCATCGGCTGCTTTCGGGTTCCGGATGACTACCATACCAGAAGAATTGTCCCAATATGCGGTACGTCCGTTGCTCAGTTGCTTCGTCGCCGAAGGATTGTTGAGTATATTTTCAATCTGATCAGCAAACTGCTGCTTCGTCGTAATCGCACCACCAAACTCATTCTGATCGATCACGTGCTTATCGAACGCATGTCCATTTGCGATCTCTTCTGCGGCAAGTTGATCGTTCAATCTCACGCTGTTAGCGGCATTCGCCGCACTGTCTGCTCCGCTTGACTTGTTTATGGCTATGCTTTGGCCAACCTGGGCTGCATCCTCGGCACCCTGCGCCATATGCACGGTCGCCGCCGCGTCCTGCTCGCCGTGCTGCGCCGCCGCCACGGCCCTCCCGCCCGTTGTCGCAACAGCTTCCGCTTCAGCGCCCACGCTCGCAAGCGTGCTCTCGCCCGGCATAACACCGCCGACCGCCAGAACCGTGTGCCCGACGCCCGAAAGATAGTGTCCGCTCGAAAAATCCTGCGCCGCCGCAAGTCCTTCCTTGGCCGATGCATATGGCGGAACAAGCAGCGTCGCCAGCGTGTCCGCGTCGGCATTGCCGCGAGAGAAATCAATGCCCGGAGCCGGGGTGTGCCGGGTGGCAGTGACAGTGACAGTGACAGTGATGGTTTCATCACCGGTCCGGTTATCCATACTGCGAACAGCAACACTATCGCTGACCGGACCGCCACTGACAGAAGGCGTGTCGCCTGTATCGATGGGCATAGCCCGGCTGAAATCACCTCCCGCGCCGTCAGACCCTGAAGCCCCGACCCCTGTGGCCGCCCCGTCCACCGTACTGTCCCGAGCAGACGCGTCCTGCGCGCCATCCTGCCCGGACTTCCCGGTGCCTGAGCCTGAAGTATCGCTCGCCCCCTCACCCTGCGACCCAAACCGGTCCGCCGCCTGCACGCCAAGCTCGGCAGCGCTTTCCGCCGCTGTCTCAGCCCCGATTTCCGTCTGCAACGTGTTGCTGACCTTCGCAGCGCTGAAGTCATTCGCAAGATGCCCGTTCGCAGAAGCAACATCCGTCGTGTAAGTGCCGGAAACGCTCCCCGCGTTCACAGCAATATTGCCGCCAATCGCCGACAGACTCTCGCTCGTCCGCTCCGAAGAGGTCGCCCCCACGCCGACCGTACCCAGACCGCCGACCTCTCCGCCGGACGCGGCAACCCCGCCGCCAATGGACGTCCCGGTTCCTGACCAGCGGGAGACATTCCCCTCGGACGTCGCTGTAAGACTGCCGGTGCTGAAATGGTTCAGTCCCGCATCCGCCGTGCTCGACAGAACGCCCGCCGTCAGGCTCGTATTGCCAGTGACATCAACGCCAAGGCCGCCCGTGCCGGCATACAGACCCGACAGTGCGCTCCCCGTCGAGACGTAGTGGTCCGTGATCGTGGAGGCGCTGACATTCGCAGAACCACCAAGAGAGCCGCCAGTCCCATACACAGGGATTGCAACACTCAGGCCGCCGCTTTCGGACACGCTCTTGTAAGATGATGTGTTTTGTGGGCTCGTGATACTCAGTGAACCGGCGGCGACATCAACGCGCTGGCCGGACACTTCCGCCCCGTTCAGCGTCAGCGCGCCGGAGGTTGCAACCGTGACGCCGTTCGCAGCCGAGACCGACGTGTCCACCGCCGTCGCGCTGTCAGAGGTCGTGTGCTGCTTCTGGGCACCGACAGATGCCGTGACACTAATGCCCGCGCCGGTCATCCCCACACTGGCTTCGACACCGACTGACGCTGAAAGACTCTTGCTCCTGCTCTCGCTATGTGTGGTGTTCCATCCGGCGGAAAGGTCGATCCCTTTCGAGGCTGCAAGAACGACATCCTGACCCGCCAGTTGCGCCGCAACCGCGCTCAGATTGCCGTTCGACGTATCCGTCGCATTATCCCCACGCGCAACAACCGACAGCGTGCCACCGGCGCTGGCCGTCGTGCCCTGAACGGTAGTCTGCGTATCGGTCGAATGGCTTTTACTTGTGGAAAACCCGACAGAAACCCCAACGCCGACGAGATTGTTATCAATCGCCCCACCAAGCGCGGACATGCCTTCCGTCATGCCGGTCTGGATGCCGCCCAGAGCCGCCAGCGTGCCATTCCCGGATTTGCTCGCCGACAGCAAACCGTCAATGGCCTCACCAACCATAGAATCCGGTGAGACCCCGGCTGTGACTCCGATACTGGTCGACTTGTGAGACTGGTTTTGCGTCGTGCTATTCTGTTCAGCCTTGAAGGCCACAGACGATCCGGACAGGGCGAGGTCTTTCGCAGCCGAAACAGCAGACCCGTCAATTGTCAGCGCGCCTGTGGAGACAATTGCGGTGTTCCCGCCCGTGGACGCGATGACGGATGGCGTCCACTGTGTTTCAGACACGGACGATTTATCTGTCCG harbors:
- a CDS encoding tyrosine-type recombinase/integrase produces the protein MSGRMDPATGKPLPRGVSYRGPKQYMTRKVVDGRRIQRTFSTAAQARRWLNETTARAELGQFTDTRSLDRTTIGDLVARYRDECMADRERDRTGHLPAILRDEEIASVKLSRFSPADVRGFRERMTAAGYAPATVVKRLNLLASIIQHAISEWDISIINHASGRVVKRPEGADKKRNRRLEESHDSAQTGEYDRLLLAIGKSPHPDDVWLVRWSIEQGTRRSEALSLRWGDIDLERRTLRLGGEVGKTKTHRHQEEHGPEIRPLTPGARRLLLEKLATLPRPPGPDEAVFDVGTEDAFSMRYGRLVREAGLKNLTFHDLRHEATSRLAKLLPNPLDLKRVTGHRDLKSLDRYYQPVPEDISRQIEEAERVMGMLTRHETRME
- a CDS encoding cytidine deaminase-like fold-containing protein encodes the protein MAQGADSAVNAEHKAAETALPDGYRVLDDSVGAKRVDPPDGYRWVANSDGEAKLQSLSDGKIYESRKEVPENSSADSGNSEGAGGVKEAAKVTAETEIGGQKISGINQTARDPSVSDPNKPTLIGDKIQAKIDATGKPLPNGNMSTAHAEIEVIQKAFDAGLTKGHDMTIKVTGQPVCSYCRSDIRAMADKAGLNKIEIYETTTGKTLVSIRQPNGSMSKMSEK
- a CDS encoding DUF6911 family protein, which gives rise to MKISLWRGWDEENPNNFLQIPSWDTVVQAIYYATEHDNSLRLYSETQWGEDFLSLSAQNGNIFLELYRNISDSDEQTLTLSNPNWMKEGLKGVILHDWGGNLGQVPCVEINGNFWSAEMVTRNLSLTIELFKEFYNTGNISHPWMK